A window of Shewanella mesophila contains these coding sequences:
- a CDS encoding GNAT family N-acetyltransferase has product MSKLFEPGVFGAELFEFHQVSEIEQIGEPRWTALMGRDNPFTRYAFLHALEISECVGIASGWVPMHVMVYRDNELVAVMPMYLKTHSYGEYVFDWAWAQAYERHQLEYYPKLVSAIPFTPIGGTRIGFSDRLSMEQRQQLTVQLGDYLGQLLEKIGGSSWHHLFHSKAEQQLLANAGYLTRMGTQFHWHNRGYHDFDAFLAQMSSRKRKNILKERRQILGKGLSFQFIEGQDVSTAQLQHFSRCYQATYYKRSGHSGYLNLAFFTELVASMGDAIRLLIVSQETGQTQQIDQTEQTIVPVAAALYFVSEDILYGRYWGTLVELDGLHFETCYYQGIEYAIAHGLQTFDAGAQGEHKVLRGFEPIETYSAHEIMHDGFRVAIEDFTQQEKRQIAIYMEQLREVLPYKKA; this is encoded by the coding sequence GTGTCAAAGCTATTTGAGCCAGGGGTATTTGGAGCTGAGTTGTTCGAATTTCATCAAGTCAGTGAGATAGAGCAGATTGGTGAGCCGCGTTGGACCGCATTGATGGGGCGAGACAATCCTTTTACGCGTTATGCTTTTTTACATGCACTCGAAATAAGTGAGTGTGTAGGTATAGCGAGCGGTTGGGTTCCTATGCATGTGATGGTATACCGAGATAACGAGCTCGTTGCGGTAATGCCCATGTACCTTAAAACCCACTCCTATGGTGAGTATGTATTTGATTGGGCGTGGGCGCAGGCTTATGAGCGTCATCAGCTAGAATATTATCCAAAACTTGTCAGTGCCATTCCGTTCACTCCCATTGGCGGTACAAGGATTGGATTCAGTGATCGCTTAAGTATGGAACAGCGCCAGCAACTAACGGTGCAACTGGGTGATTATTTAGGGCAACTTTTGGAAAAAATAGGTGGCTCAAGCTGGCATCATCTGTTTCACTCCAAAGCTGAACAGCAACTCCTTGCCAATGCAGGTTACCTTACCCGGATGGGAACCCAGTTTCATTGGCACAATCGTGGCTACCATGACTTCGATGCGTTTTTGGCACAGATGAGCAGTCGTAAACGTAAAAATATCCTTAAAGAACGTCGTCAAATACTAGGTAAAGGATTGAGTTTCCAGTTTATTGAGGGACAAGATGTGAGTACGGCTCAATTGCAGCATTTTAGTCGGTGTTATCAAGCGACCTATTATAAACGTTCGGGGCATAGTGGTTATCTCAATCTGGCATTTTTTACTGAGTTGGTCGCTTCTATGGGGGATGCAATCAGGCTGCTTATCGTTAGTCAGGAAACTGGACAAACTCAGCAGATCGATCAAACCGAGCAAACTATAGTTCCAGTTGCCGCTGCGCTCTATTTTGTATCAGAAGATATCCTCTATGGGCGTTACTGGGGCACATTAGTCGAGCTTGACGGTTTGCATTTCGAAACCTGTTATTACCAAGGGATAGAGTACGCTATCGCTCATGGCCTGCAAACCTTCGATGCTGGTGCCCAAGGAGAACATAAGGTCTTGCGAGGTTTTGAGCCGATAGAGACATATTCGGCTCATGAGATAATGCATGATGGCTTTCGAGTGGCAATTGAAGATTTTACGCAACAAGAAAAGCGTCAAATAGCCATCTATATGGAGCAACTAAGAGAAGTTTTGCCCTATAAGAAGGCTTAA